Below is a window of Xyrauchen texanus isolate HMW12.3.18 chromosome 1, RBS_HiC_50CHRs, whole genome shotgun sequence DNA.
tttgtaagTCAGCGTTTGACCACATAAGCATGTCTTACATGCTTGCTGCGCAGCTTGTTCTCGCATGGAGGGTCTGTTGAAGCTCCGCTCAAATTTAACATCATTTATATTTTGCACCCATTGCCACCAAGCTTTTGAAGCATCAGCTAATAATTACTAGACAATTTGGATTTATTATATTTCCATATATTTTTGCACTAAAGGCAGAACAAGACACGATTTTCAATGCGGCGCTTGCTGCCCTGAAACAAATCATGTGCATTCCATTTCCAAAGTGAAAAGACAGCCTGATAATGataaatattgtggaggatgagtgttaaagagatttaatgtgcattgcaatgaataGTATTTCTTTTAATCAGTCAATACaccaattagactttgggaaatgtttatttgaaatgGTGCCATTTTATTGAATTTCTGTTTTTGTAATGTAAAGTTCGGAAtatattaataaagcattaaacttatacagtatattgttatattatattgtgttgctCTTTctaaagaaggaaataaatgcattttgactggaataagtatatactgtatagtcaaatttcagctctataaatctgaaattaatcacgattaactatgaaaattcATGAGATTAATAGAAATTAAAAAAGATTAtctactgacagcactaataaagaataaaatacatttagagcAGAATACAATAAATGCAGAGATAAGCACTAAACAATATACTTCAGTCTTTAATGAAACAATgataaaatgaagataaaatgtcattattaaaatgccACTAGCATTACAGTTATTTTCAAGCATGCTTTTGctttaaacagaaagaaagaaagaaaaagaaataaagaaagaaagaaagagagaaatgtaGGACGACAGCACAAAAATAgcagttatttttcacatatttgGTTTGTTGTTGTCATCTCTCGTTCAATATTTTCCATCTCATGGAAGATCTTTTCATCAGATTGCACTCTCCATATAACAATGGATCCAGAGTCCACTAGTGTCTGATTTATCTAGAGACAagatttcatcatttatttatcaATCAGTTTAATGCCTCACATGACTTGAATCCCGGACGAGTCCCCGATAAAGTGATGACCTCAGCTGAGATATCTCACCTTCTTCTCTATGGCTTCCATCACTGCAGATTCATTACAAGGTCCACCTGATTTCATGGCCACTCTCACAAACAGCTTTTTCCTTATTTGAGCTTggagaaacaaacaaatatgatAGAAACAAACTTCACATTTTATCGTGGTGAATGACAGAAATTGATGTGGTAGAAATGTTGGAGAAACAAAAGAACTCACTGCAGAAGAAAGGATGTTGAACTGAACATGAGTCGTCAGCGATCAACCCATCGTTATGGACATATGCACACTCCTCATTGCCATTATCAGGCTGTCCTGCAATCCATTTCATAGAAGGCCATGACACTTGAGTCTGATCTGACCACTGCCAAAAGCTTCTTGACAAACCGATCCAGGCCTCCCCATCCCAAAATATTTTGGAGACAAGTATTATGTTCACAGCATCATCTGAAATCATCATCAGGTCTGTGTGGTGTGTTCTGCAGTACTGTTGAGCGTCATGCCAGGTCATTCCAGTTCTAATGTACTTCCATTTCCACATATCATTTTCTGTAAGGATGCCGTATTGTGGTCAGGACAAAGAAACAGTCTTTTGAATGTTTGAAAAATGGAAGTACAGATTCATTGCATTGAGTGGCTGGTAAGTTTTACACATTGAAGTTTGTTAATTATCAATCCACAATACCATACTAAGATCAACAGACAATTTTGAGGCTTTTTGGGAGGACACAAAATCTTATCCACAATTTGGAAGACATTATAAAATAGAATAAAGATAGGAGAGAAAAACAGTAACAGtgctaaatgcatttaaatatataatcatGCTTTGCGTGATATGCCCACATCTTTAAGAACAAATCTATGCAATGTAAAAGTAAATACGCATTGTTTTTTTGACTTTTTTAACTCCATGTAGAGTATCTCTACATTTAGATACTGTAAATGATCTCAGGAAGAGGTGCAAGAGTTAATACTGAGAAATTCAAAGAGACTCACCATCAtagcataaaaaatattttaaattttgaCAGTCTGCATCGTGCCATCGTCCactgctttttaaaaatgcacaGGCCTCTTGCCCACTGTCCATGTTCGGCTCCCAAATATCCCACTTCTGATAATTTATCACTTCATTTTTAAAAGACCAACGCCAAGTGCTCACATCTTTGTAGAGTCCAACCCAGGCATCAGATAAGTTCATGCCGTTCACTTCCTCCTGTATGTAAGATCTGTCTTGATCGCTTTGAACAGTGGCCAGATCGAGATGTTTCTCTCTGCAGTGCAGTTGGGCTTCAGTCCAGGACTTTGGTTCTTGGATTAAAATAAATGGATGTTGGGTGCATGAGGTCTTCAAGAGGATCTCTGTTAACAGATGTCATAGTGCAAAGATTAACTGTGGTAAAAGTTCCTTTTAATCTCAGAACAAAACCTATTTTCTCTTTAGTTTCTCTCAAACTCATGTTACAATTTACCTAGCAAAAACAGAAGTTGAATCTGGATCATGTCTTCTGATAGTTGCACACAGGTTTGttcactgaaataaataaaacatggttaatttCTTTCAATTTAAGTTTTTCGACTGTGCCCACAAACACTACATGTTCTTAAGAGTCTAGAATTGCAGATTACTTTGTACTCTTGAGTTTTTATAAAATACTATATGTGTAAAGACTTCATCAGTGGATTAAGCAACCAATTTGCTTAATGAAAGCAAAGGCCAACACACTCATCatataatacattacaaaagAGAGGGATTGCAGTGCCATACCAAATCTGACTCTACttgcataatttaaattgtatagtAGTTTGGGCTTTCAAAAGATTAAAATACCTTATCTTAAATTTTGCCTATACTGTATTTGTGTGCATATGATCATTAGAAAAATTGCCAGTGCCTTTACTTTGCACAATCAAATCTTTTAAGATTAAAGCAGAAACAACATCTCTATTGAATTGCAATCACAACAAATTCCAATTTCTCAATTTACCTGAAAAAATTAACAGGACTGATGGTCAAATGGATCCGACTGCCGAAGCGTCTGTTTCTTACCAGTATATTCAGTTTTTACTCtctacattttatttaacttgCCTTTAACTATCTTTGCATCTGTGTGTGACATTCTAAGCAAAACCATTTGTCTTACATGACTGATTTACATTCTGATTTTGCTTGCAATATGAGACTGTTCAGTCAAATGGCATTGCAAAGCATGGAGAAATGTGAGCTCATCTGAAATTGCGCATGTCAGAATTCATTTTTTCACCACTGACTTatagtttgtattttaaaatCACTACATCCACGCTTAATGTGCATTGTCAGCAATGAGTAAGCCATTCAATGGTTGATTCCCCTCGAAAGGTGTAAGAATCTATGGCTATTTTGTAAAACGTTGCTCTCATTGTTAGGCAGCAAAATACaggaacattggctcaaccaatggtgtaagtTTCAGGCTGGAACAATGGAAGTTGAGGTCATTACAGGGACAGGGGCAAATAAATCTCATATTAGGAAAATGTACTTGGTTGCTCTGGGATAATTACAGATCcaattaaagctaaaaaaaaaagctaatttgcgtgtaatgaaaataaatgttctgCTTCATAAGCTAGCTGCGAGCTATAACATGCAACACAACAAATtacactgctgttcaaaagttttgaaacacttgacagaAATGTTTCTCTTgctcttaaaaatcttttgatctgaaggcttatgcttaaaGGTTTGAaaagagttttgtagacaaaaatataattctgccaacataataattaatttaattacaaaactaaaattgtattaaatgtatatatttatttatttttaatggatgATCTGactaataaagaaaagcagccaataagtgctcaACATCTGGCATCTAAATGATGTTAATGCAGTTATAGActtttatacacaatatataggtcatgatggatgtttctggtttcggcagacctaactaaagcgaAGAAGTCAACGTAACAGTatatccattgagagtcaaattatatttttgcggcttatttttagaggtttttggtccaatcattagtacTTCTGTTTTGTTGAAATACCAACTCATCCCAAGAGCTTTTTGCCAAAAATTTCAGCCTGCTTTTAGATTGGTGTAAATCAGATTTTACCAGATGGTCCTCCCTCCCTCTTTCACTAATGGGGCGGGTCAACCTGGTGAAAATGGTGGTACTGCCCAAGTTTCTTTATGCCTTCCAAAACATTCCCATACTTATAAGCAAGTCATTTTTCTCTTCTCTAGGCCAGTTAACacacactttcttatgatgaggAGGGCGTGCTCGCATTAGGAGAACAGTCCTTCAACTCTCTAGGTCTAAGGGAGGACTAGCTTTGCCAAACCTTTGTCACTACTACTGGGGCTGCAACATTAGTAGACTTCCATTCTGGAACACAAATTTTGGACGCCCTAAGGACTACTTGGAGCCAGGATCTCGGTGTCACTTTAGCAGATGAGAAATGGGAGCAGATATTAGACCGTGTACACTTCTCTTCGATATGTGCAAGACACAGCCTTATACAGTGCAAGATTCTACACAGAGCCAACCTTACAAATGCAAGATTAGCTAGAATATACCCCGATAGAACTGATAAGTGCAACAGGTGTAATCAATCGCCTGCCGACTACTTTCGACACTTTCTAGTCTGCAGTATTTGGTACAATTAGCTCAGTCCTAGACAAACCTGTCCACCCTCTTTGGAATCTCTCCCACACTCATCACGTCCAAAACCACAAAGCAGGTGATTGCATTTACCACACTCCTCGCTAGGAGGCTCATTCTTCTTAATGGACTCACTCCTCCCCTCCCACACATAACAAATGGATTGTTGAGGTACTGCAATATGTAAGGCTTGAAAAGATCAGGTATTCTATAAGAGGCTCCTTTAAGACTTTCTGC
It encodes the following:
- the LOC127643294 gene encoding macrophage mannose receptor 1-like; translation: MIQIQLLFLLEILLKTSCTQHPFILIQEPKSWTEAQLHCREKHLDLATVQSDQDRSYIQEEVNGMNLSDAWVGLYKDVSTWRWSFKNEVINYQKWDIWEPNMDSGQEACAFLKSSGRWHDADCQNLKYFLCYDENDMWKWKYIRTGMTWHDAQQYCRTHHTDLMMISDDAVNIILVSKIFWDGEAWIGLSRSFWQWSDQTQVSWPSMKWIAGQPDNGNEECAYVHNDGLIADDSCSVQHPFFCTQIRKKLFVRVAMKSGGPCNESAVMEAIEKKINQTLVDSGSIVIWRVQSDEKIFHEMENIEREMTTTNQICEK